Proteins from a genomic interval of Asterias rubens chromosome 16, eAstRub1.3, whole genome shotgun sequence:
- the LOC117300986 gene encoding branched-chain-amino-acid aminotransferase-like protein 2 yields the protein MADDQQTHVADEHQQVRMMLWAVPRSTSTVFTKLMSFIDDSLIYFQPYLAALWFGQYPQSKCDQDAARAYLEKLSEVTNVTGGIQTSECTFSWAKEQLEKPHGGKKLIFCKDLCFSVADHYESLPRGYRHVFLIRHPLKVFASWRKIYPLERCEDFQLDEVPTSVFFPSGYAFNEMIELLDHVKTTLDPEPIIIDCDDLLRDPQGIISKLFKMVGLPFEDRYMHWEEGGVVAKQWVICNGFLQGHERWQYYKHAFASTCFTKVGALPDRATLTADVLRLADASMPNYDRMFAQRLTVQNVE from the coding sequence ATGGCTGATGATCAGCAGACTCATGTTGCAGATGAACACCAACAGGTACGCATGATGTTGTGGGCTGTACCTCGATCAACCTCGACAGTATTCACCAAGCTTATGAGCTTCATCGATGACTCCTTGATCTATTTCCAGCCTTATCTCGCTGCTCTCTGGTTCGGTCAATATCCCCAGTCTAAATGTGACCAGGACGCCGCTAGAGCTTACCTggagaaactgtctgaggtaacTAATGTGACGGGTGGAATCCAGACGTCTGAGTGCACCTTCAGCTGGGCGAAGGAGCAGCTTGAGAAGCCACACGGTGGTAAGAAGCTCATCTTCTGCAAGGATCTGTGCTTCTCTGTTGCCGATCACTACGAGTCTCTTCCACGGGGTTATCGCCACGTATTTCTCATCAGACACCCTCTGAAGGTCTTTGCGTCTTGGAGGAAAATATATCCACTCGAGAGATGTGAAGACTTCCAGCTTGATGAGGTACCAACGAGTGTGTTTTTCCCCTCTGGTTACGCCTTCAATGAGATGATTGAGTTACTGGACCACGTGAAGACGACACTTGATCCAGAACCAATCATCATAGACTGTGATGACCTGCTGCGTGACCCTCAAGGCATCATCTCAAAGCTCTTTAAGATGGTAGGGTTACCATTTGAGGATAGGTACATGCACTGGGAGGAAGGTGGTGTGGTAGCAAAACAGTGGGTGATCTGTAATGGCTTCTTGCAGGGCCACGAGCGCTGGCAGTACTACAAACATGCATTTGCGAGTACGTGTTTCACAAAAGTTGGCGCGCTGCCTGATCGGGCTACCTTAACTGCTGATGTTCTCCGTTTGGCTGATGCCTCTATGCCGAACTATGACAGAATGTTCGCCCAACGTTTGACTGTGCAGAACGTagaatag